A genomic region of Miscanthus floridulus cultivar M001 chromosome 3, ASM1932011v1, whole genome shotgun sequence contains the following coding sequences:
- the LOC136547125 gene encoding uncharacterized protein, with amino-acid sequence MAPTRGAGGGVRLPPMNAMEILRETVRVLRGDPHAFTSILFLLLCPASGCLLLSAAALDGTVVVPLARRLLVAAATSGLPLTHFVRQLAHHLAATLVSAVVSLPALLTLLLAARAAVAYTVAAVYAGKPLAAGDITLLARRAWPRLAATYALGCATVAAGLVAFLALLVTACSTLRAMLYPPDIVVCAGLFTVLAYSVVYAHTIIICNLGGVIAVLEEVAGVNALRRSVHLMRGQTHVGLLIFLGSTIGLAFVEGLFEHRVKTLSYGDGSSRLWEGPLLVLMYSFVMLIDSMMSAVFYFTCRSSNLDFLDEEGGSVEELEMMRAGNLDAIR; translated from the coding sequence ATGGCGCCGACGCGGGGCGCCGGAGGCGGGGTGCGTCTGCCACCGATGAACGCGATGGAGATCCTGCGGGAGACGGTGCGCGTGCTGCGCGGGGACCCGCACGCGTTCACGTCCATCCTCTTCCTGCTGCTCTGCCCGGCGTCCGGGTGCCTCCTCCTGTCCGCGGCCGCGCTGGACGGGACCGTCGTGGTGCCGCTCGCGCGGAGGCtcctcgtcgccgccgccacgTCGGGGCTCCCGCTCACGCATTTCGTCAGGCAGCTGGCGCACCACCTCGCCGCCACGCTCGTGTCCGCCGTCGTCTCGTTACCGGCGCTTCTTACGCTCCTCCTCGCTGCCCGCGCAGCCGTGGCATACACCGTCGCGGCCGTGTACGCCGGGAAGCCCCTCGCGGCCGGGGACATCACCCTCCTCGCGCGCCGCGCGTGGCCCCGCCTCGCCGCCACGTACGCGCTCGGGtgcgccaccgtcgccgccggcctcgtcgccttcctcgccCTCCTCGTCACGGCCTGCTCTACGCTCAGGGCCATGCTCTACCCGCCCGACATTGTCGTCTGCGCGGGCCTCTTCACTGTTCTCGCCTACTCCGTGGTGTACGCGCACACCATCATCATCTGCAACCTCGGCGGCGTCATCGCCGTTCTCGAGGAAGTGGCCGGGGTTAATGCGCTGCGCCGGTCGGTGCATCTGATGCGTGGGCAGACCCACGTCGGGCTGCTCATCTTCCTTGGGTCCACCATTGGCCTAGCTTTCGTGGAAGGGCTGTTTGAGCACAGGGTGAAGACGCTGAGCTATGGCGATGGCTCATCGCGGCTCTGGGAGGGGCCATTGTTGGTCCTCATGTACTCATTCGTGATGCTGATTGATTCAATGATGAGTGCGGTGTTCTACTTCACTTGCCGGTCATCAAACTTGGACTTCTTGGACGAGGAGGGTGGCTCGGTTGAGGAGCTTGAGATGATGAGAGCTGGCAATCTAGATGCAATTAGGTGA
- the LOC136542565 gene encoding uncharacterized protein: MATRRNVQYSHLPMEDIDGDLAREEADDNLRFTYTPKSHMRIPWKPIALALFLLLIGILLLSLSYFILANHMEGDGSQAYGLLFLGVLAFLPGYYETRAAYYSWRGAQGYTFASIPDY, from the exons ATGGCAACAAGACGCAATGTTCAGTATTCACATCTTCCTATGGAGGATATAGATGGAGACCTTGCTCGTGAAGAAGCTGATGATAACCTACGATTCACCTACACGCCAAAATCGCACATGAGAATTCCATGGAAGCCAATTGCCCTAGCACTTTTTCTCCTCCTTATAGGAATTTTACTCCTCTCCCTGTCATATTTTATACTCGCAAATCACATGGAGGGTGATGGTTCTCAGGCATATGGTCTCTTATTCCTGGGTGTGCTTGCTTTCCTTCCCG GTTATTATGAAACTCGAGCTGCTTATTATTCATGGAGAGGAGCACAAGGGTACACTTTTGCATCCATCCCGGATTATTAG